The following coding sequences are from one Roseburia hominis A2-183 window:
- a CDS encoding glycoside hydrolase family 3 protein, with the protein MVDMKAKPFYLSDEDCKWVEETIAGMTTEEKIGQLFFNMGSSRDEEYLKMTVDKYHIGGIRYNPATGAEVREQNRILQENSKIPLIIACNTENGGNGACTDGTMIGQQTKIGATRDARYAYELGRMSNKEAAAIGCNLSFAPVSDILYNWENPVIGLRTYGNDVDRVCEMTKAYMDGAHTNEGFCCAAKHFPGDGLDFRDQHVADSVNDMSCEEWDASYGKVYQNLIDNGLEAIMAGHIMQPAYTRHFNPGIRDEDIMPATLSPELIEGLLRGKLGFNGMVLTDASHMVGLTCCMKRSEMLPHTIAAGVDMFLFFNEMDEDFASMMAGYENGIITEERLNDALHRILALKAHMGLHKKAKNEIVPPVEVMEQVVGCEEHKAMAREISEKGITLVKYKDEDVLPMIPSRYKRIMIVSVSGLSAGVMGTMMAKYMGGGKKSPAERLRDKLIEKGFEAFIYESPLDALAKRAAAGEKVDINMYFAGKTPIKDFVENQDLIITLVDIAGGFQPVARPGFGMSKGGGEIPWYVHELPVIVIGCGQPFVLADIPQARTYINTYDSADQTFDALIEKLMSGSDAFIGEDPVDAYCGLWDTHR; encoded by the coding sequence ATGGTAGATATGAAGGCAAAACCGTTTTACCTGTCCGATGAGGACTGTAAATGGGTGGAAGAGACCATCGCGGGTATGACGACCGAGGAGAAGATCGGTCAGCTTTTTTTCAATATGGGATCCTCCAGAGACGAAGAGTATCTGAAGATGACAGTGGACAAGTACCACATCGGCGGTATCCGCTACAACCCGGCAACCGGTGCCGAGGTGCGTGAGCAGAACCGGATTCTTCAGGAGAACAGCAAGATTCCGCTTATCATTGCGTGCAACACGGAGAATGGCGGCAACGGCGCCTGCACTGACGGAACCATGATCGGCCAGCAGACCAAGATCGGTGCGACAAGAGACGCCAGATACGCGTACGAGCTCGGCCGTATGTCCAACAAAGAGGCGGCGGCGATCGGGTGTAATCTCTCCTTTGCCCCGGTCAGCGACATCCTCTACAACTGGGAGAACCCGGTCATCGGACTGCGCACCTATGGAAACGATGTGGACCGCGTGTGCGAGATGACGAAGGCATATATGGACGGCGCACACACCAATGAGGGATTCTGCTGTGCTGCGAAGCATTTTCCGGGCGACGGACTGGACTTCCGCGACCAGCACGTGGCAGACAGCGTCAATGACATGAGCTGTGAGGAGTGGGATGCAAGCTATGGAAAAGTATACCAGAACCTCATTGACAACGGTCTGGAAGCCATCATGGCAGGACACATTATGCAGCCTGCGTACACCAGACATTTTAACCCGGGAATCAGGGATGAGGACATCATGCCGGCAACCCTTTCGCCGGAGCTGATCGAGGGACTTCTGCGCGGAAAGCTTGGTTTTAATGGTATGGTGCTGACCGATGCTTCCCACATGGTCGGACTGACCTGCTGTATGAAGCGCAGCGAGATGCTTCCGCACACGATTGCAGCCGGTGTCGATATGTTCCTTTTTTTCAATGAGATGGATGAGGATTTTGCAAGCATGATGGCGGGCTATGAGAACGGCATCATCACCGAGGAGCGTTTAAATGACGCCCTGCACCGCATTCTTGCTCTGAAAGCACACATGGGACTGCACAAAAAAGCGAAAAATGAGATCGTTCCTCCGGTGGAGGTGATGGAGCAGGTCGTTGGCTGCGAAGAGCACAAGGCGATGGCAAGAGAAATCTCCGAGAAAGGAATCACTCTCGTAAAATACAAGGACGAGGATGTGCTTCCGATGATCCCGAGCCGTTACAAGCGCATCATGATCGTCTCCGTCAGCGGATTATCCGCGGGCGTGATGGGAACCATGATGGCAAAATATATGGGCGGCGGCAAGAAGAGCCCGGCAGAGCGTCTGCGTGACAAGCTGATCGAGAAGGGCTTTGAAGCATTTATCTACGAGAGCCCGCTCGACGCACTTGCAAAGCGTGCAGCAGCAGGAGAAAAGGTGGACATCAATATGTACTTTGCCGGAAAGACGCCGATCAAGGATTTCGTCGAAAATCAGGATCTGATCATCACACTGGTGGACATTGCAGGCGGTTTCCAGCCGGTGGCAAGACCGGGCTTCGGCATGAGCAAGGGCGGCGGAGAGATCCCGTGGTATGTTCATGAACTTCCGGTTATCGTGATCGGATGCGGACAGCCGTTCGTACTGGCAGACATTCCGCAGGCGAGAACGTATATCAACACTTACGACAGCGCGGATCAGACGTTTGATGCGCTCATCGAGAAGCTGATGAGCGGCAGCGACGCATTTATCGGGGAGGACCCGGTGGATGCCTACTGCGGACTGTGGGATACGCACCGGTAG
- a CDS encoding DUF3791 domain-containing protein — protein sequence MMADEKIKNYSELEFVVFCIENVAAKLGMDAERVYQAFTEKSDILSGYIVPEYEVLHTQSREYIVDDLINVMKERGVEV from the coding sequence ATGATGGCGGATGAAAAAATCAAAAATTACAGTGAACTCGAGTTTGTCGTATTTTGTATTGAAAATGTAGCGGCAAAACTGGGGATGGATGCAGAGCGTGTGTATCAGGCGTTTACCGAAAAAAGTGATATTCTGAGCGGTTATATTGTGCCGGAATATGAAGTGCTGCATACACAGAGCCGGGAATATATCGTAGATGATCTTATTAATGTGATGAAAGAAAGGGGCGTGGAAGTATGA
- a CDS encoding DUF3990 domain-containing protein: MILYHGSFGKDATDYDLVVGGVANDKVFNTVELFFDGLIDKAEAIKRLRYEKPNVQICFRTERALSLLHFEGSEIV, from the coding sequence ATGATTCTCTACCATGGTTCTTTTGGAAAAGACGCGACAGATTATGATCTCGTTGTTGGTGGTGTTGCCAATGATAAGGTATTTAATACGGTGGAATTGTTTTTTGATGGATTGATTGATAAGGCGGAGGCTATCAAACGTCTGCGTTATGAAAAACCGAATGTGCAAATTTGTTTCCGCACAGAGAGAGCATTGTCTCTCCTGCATTTTGAAGGGAGTGAAATTGTATGA
- a CDS encoding DUF3791 domain-containing protein, producing MTANPILLQKKYSRVIACFAKRQGISLDAALEFFYHSEVYQLIRDGVSDMHCMSDVYLAEELEQEYAGKMLDAKGGK from the coding sequence ATGACAGCAAATCCGATTTTACTACAAAAAAAATATAGCCGTGTCATTGCGTGTTTTGCAAAACGGCAGGGAATTTCACTGGATGCGGCATTGGAATTCTTTTATCATTCCGAGGTATATCAACTGATTCGTGATGGCGTATCGGATATGCACTGTATGAGCGATGTGTATCTGGCAGAAGAACTGGAGCAGGAATACGCCGGTAAAATGCTGGATGCCAAGGGTGGAAAATGA
- a CDS encoding HIT family protein has protein sequence MTDQNCAYCMEGDLVAAFGIKICELPSSKVYLFKEQSHKGRVIVAHKKHVSEITELTAEERAAYIEDINHVAEALHQAFHPQKVNYGAYGDTGHHLHFHLVPKYTDEYEWGGVFAMNPQQKFLSDAEYTALIEEIKKYL, from the coding sequence ATGACAGATCAGAATTGCGCATATTGCATGGAAGGTGATCTGGTAGCCGCATTCGGCATCAAGATCTGTGAACTTCCTTCCTCCAAGGTATATCTTTTTAAGGAGCAGAGCCACAAGGGACGTGTCATCGTTGCACACAAGAAGCACGTGAGTGAGATCACGGAGCTGACCGCCGAGGAACGTGCCGCTTACATCGAGGACATCAACCATGTTGCCGAGGCACTGCATCAGGCATTCCATCCGCAGAAAGTGAACTACGGCGCTTATGGCGATACCGGTCATCACCTGCACTTCCACCTCGTTCCGAAGTATACAGACGAGTATGAGTGGGGCGGCGTCTTCGCTATGAATCCACAGCAGAAGTTCCTCTCGGATGCAGAGTATACCGCACTGATCGAGGAGATCAAGAAGTATCTGTAG
- a CDS encoding bifunctional 4-hydroxy-2-oxoglutarate aldolase/2-dehydro-3-deoxy-phosphogluconate aldolase yields the protein MNKVLEEFSKIGIIPVIALDHVEDAAPLAKALCDGGLPCAEVTFRTAAAEESIRIMSEQFPEMLVGAGTVLTTEQVDRAVNAGAKFIVSPGLNPKVVKYCVDKGIPVTPGCSNPSDVEVAIELGLEVVKFFPAEAAGGLNMIKSMAAPYTKMKFMPTGGINAKNLTNYLDFKKIIACGGSWMVNKDMIAAKDWAGITALTKEAVATMLGFKLLHVGVNNASEEVASTESAKFATLLGQDVKVGNSSMFVGSLIEMMKNPGRGTHGHICIQTNYLDRAIYHLEKRGFAFDESSFKYNDKGELTVAYLKDEIAGFAVHFNQK from the coding sequence ATGAACAAAGTATTAGAAGAGTTTTCCAAGATTGGTATTATCCCGGTCATCGCACTGGACCATGTAGAGGATGCCGCACCTCTGGCAAAGGCTTTATGTGACGGCGGTCTTCCGTGTGCTGAGGTTACCTTCCGTACCGCTGCTGCTGAGGAGTCCATCCGCATCATGTCCGAGCAGTTCCCGGAGATGTTAGTCGGCGCAGGTACCGTTCTTACCACCGAGCAGGTTGACCGTGCGGTAAACGCAGGTGCGAAGTTCATCGTCAGCCCGGGCTTAAACCCGAAGGTTGTAAAATACTGCGTGGACAAGGGTATTCCGGTAACTCCTGGCTGCTCAAACCCGAGCGACGTGGAAGTTGCAATCGAGCTTGGTCTTGAGGTTGTAAAATTCTTCCCGGCAGAGGCTGCTGGCGGACTGAACATGATTAAATCCATGGCTGCTCCGTACACCAAGATGAAATTCATGCCGACCGGCGGTATCAACGCTAAGAACCTGACGAACTATCTTGATTTCAAGAAGATCATCGCATGCGGCGGTTCCTGGATGGTAAACAAAGACATGATCGCAGCAAAGGACTGGGCAGGCATCACCGCTCTCACCAAAGAGGCAGTTGCTACCATGCTTGGCTTCAAGCTCCTGCATGTCGGCGTCAACAATGCATCTGAGGAAGTTGCTTCCACCGAGTCCGCAAAGTTCGCAACTTTACTTGGACAGGATGTCAAGGTTGGCAACAGTTCCATGTTCGTTGGTTCCTTAATCGAGATGATGAAGAATCCGGGCCGCGGAACACACGGTCACATCTGCATCCAGACAAATTATCTGGATCGTGCCATCTATCATCTGGAGAAGAGAGGCTTTGCTTTCGATGAGTCTTCCTTCAAATACAATGACAAGGGTGAGCTTACCGTTGCTTACTTAAAGGATGAGATCGCCGGATTCGCTGTACACTTCAACCAGAAATAA
- a CDS encoding IclR family transcriptional regulator produces MAEEREAKNPVQSAERIFQVMETLADHGEMGLMELSTALDLHKSTVHRLLMSLIYMGYAKQDEATQKYMLSYKVVNMAGKILERMDILQVAKPYMERLSDLSGEAVHLVQREGNHILYIYKIEAKVGTIRMVSHVGMVHPMYCSGVGKAIMATLPDEEVKKIWNESIIEKKTDKTITDFSQMQEVLDEVRQNGYALDDEENEKGVRCIAACLHGYQKEVKYAFSISGPTSRMTRERVRELAVDVKKVQEELSRELGYYKS; encoded by the coding sequence ATGGCAGAAGAGAGAGAAGCGAAAAATCCGGTACAGTCGGCAGAGCGTATTTTTCAGGTGATGGAGACGCTTGCGGACCACGGGGAGATGGGACTGATGGAACTTAGCACGGCGCTGGATCTGCACAAGAGCACTGTACACAGACTGTTAATGTCTCTTATTTATATGGGATACGCAAAGCAGGATGAGGCGACGCAGAAATATATGCTTTCCTATAAGGTGGTCAACATGGCGGGAAAGATCCTTGAGCGGATGGATATTCTGCAGGTGGCAAAGCCGTATATGGAACGTCTCTCGGACCTGTCCGGGGAAGCGGTGCATCTGGTGCAGCGCGAGGGCAACCATATCTTATATATATACAAGATCGAGGCGAAGGTCGGAACAATCCGCATGGTGTCCCATGTGGGAATGGTACATCCGATGTACTGCTCCGGTGTCGGCAAAGCGATCATGGCGACGCTTCCGGACGAGGAAGTCAAAAAGATCTGGAACGAGAGTATCATTGAGAAAAAGACGGACAAGACGATCACGGATTTCTCGCAGATGCAGGAAGTATTGGATGAAGTGCGGCAGAATGGCTACGCGCTGGACGATGAGGAGAACGAAAAGGGCGTCCGCTGCATCGCAGCCTGCCTGCACGGCTACCAGAAAGAGGTAAAATACGCGTTCAGTATTTCTGGACCGACCAGCCGCATGACGAGAGAGCGCGTCAGGGAACTTGCGGTGGATGTGAAAAAAGTACAGGAAGAACTGTCGAGAGAGCTTGGTTATTACAAATCTTAA
- the clpX gene encoding ATP-dependent Clp protease ATP-binding subunit ClpX, translating to MQSSVSDDTDQNQDTEYEDICYICRRPEHIAGKMIRIPNNICICQDCMQKTFDSMNGSGFSMDDMMNMNMGRIPNISMINLSDLQGGLPNNQKLKKKKPKAQSEPVIDIKKIPAPHKIKASLDEYVVGQEQAKKVMSVAVYNHYKRIAADEKDGVEIEKSNMLMIGPTGCGKTYLVKTLARLLDVPLAITDATSLTEAGYIGDDIESVVSKLLAAADNDVERAEHGIIFIDEIDKIAKKRNTNQRDVSGESVQQGMLKLLEGAEVEVPVGASSKNAMVPMTMVNTKNILFICGGAFPELEEIIKERLNQEASIGFRAKLKDEYDKDENLLSKVTVEDVRKFGMIPEFLGRLPILFTLEPLSEDTLVRILQEPKNAILKQYEKLLAMDEVKLAFDEDALRAIAHKAKEKKVGARALRAVIEEFMLDIMYEIPKDDNIGMVTITKDYVEKKGSPVITLRGCIGIGSTENPQIAASN from the coding sequence ATGCAGAGTTCCGTTTCGGATGACACAGATCAGAATCAGGACACGGAGTATGAGGACATCTGCTATATCTGTAGACGCCCGGAACATATTGCGGGAAAGATGATCCGTATTCCGAACAATATCTGCATCTGCCAGGACTGTATGCAGAAGACGTTTGACAGCATGAACGGAAGCGGTTTTTCCATGGATGATATGATGAATATGAACATGGGAAGAATTCCGAACATCAGCATGATCAATCTGTCGGATCTGCAGGGCGGACTGCCGAACAATCAGAAGCTGAAGAAGAAAAAACCGAAGGCGCAGTCGGAGCCGGTTATCGACATTAAGAAGATCCCAGCACCGCACAAGATCAAGGCGTCGCTCGATGAATATGTGGTCGGACAGGAGCAGGCAAAAAAGGTGATGTCGGTTGCGGTCTATAATCACTACAAGCGGATTGCGGCGGATGAGAAGGACGGCGTGGAGATTGAGAAGTCCAACATGCTTATGATTGGACCGACCGGCTGCGGCAAGACGTATCTGGTCAAGACGCTTGCGCGGCTTTTGGATGTGCCGCTTGCGATCACGGACGCGACGTCACTCACGGAGGCAGGCTACATAGGCGACGACATTGAGAGCGTAGTCAGCAAGCTGCTTGCGGCTGCGGACAATGATGTGGAGCGTGCGGAGCACGGCATCATTTTTATCGACGAGATCGATAAGATTGCGAAGAAGCGCAATACGAACCAGCGGGATGTCAGCGGAGAATCCGTACAGCAGGGAATGTTAAAGCTTTTAGAGGGCGCCGAGGTCGAGGTGCCTGTGGGAGCCAGCAGCAAAAACGCGATGGTGCCGATGACGATGGTCAACACGAAGAATATTCTGTTCATCTGCGGCGGAGCATTTCCGGAGCTGGAGGAGATCATTAAGGAGCGTCTGAATCAGGAGGCTTCGATCGGATTCCGCGCGAAGTTAAAGGATGAGTATGACAAGGACGAGAACCTGCTCTCCAAGGTTACCGTGGAGGATGTGCGTAAGTTCGGTATGATCCCGGAGTTTTTGGGACGTCTGCCGATCCTGTTTACATTAGAGCCGCTCTCGGAAGATACGCTGGTGCGGATTTTGCAGGAGCCGAAGAACGCGATATTAAAGCAGTATGAGAAGCTTCTCGCCATGGACGAGGTCAAGCTGGCGTTCGATGAGGATGCGCTGCGCGCGATCGCACACAAGGCAAAAGAGAAGAAGGTGGGAGCGCGTGCGCTCCGTGCGGTGATTGAGGAGTTCATGCTGGATATCATGTATGAGATTCCCAAGGACGACAACATCGGTATGGTCACGATCACGAAAGACTATGTGGAGAAGAAGGGCAGTCCGGTCATCACGCTGCGCGGCTGCATCGGTATCGGGAGTACGGAGAATCCGCAGATCGCTGCCAGCAATTGA
- a CDS encoding S8 family peptidase: MSDCREQVYSEEYYDFLIPYGVEAEVPSTPGCVQRIAEDYDIFFYPREGLPPLSIGNYTYTAIPKCYALLDTTALDASGITRLQNQPVLALKGEGVLVGVIDTGVDYTNPLFRYSDGSSRILRIWDQTIQDGTPPEGILYGAEYRKEEIDEALQKKQPYDVVPSRDENGHGTFVTGVVCGGEDIPNGFIGAVPNAGIAVVKLKEAKRYLREFFFVPEGVPAYQETDLMMAVSYLNDVANVLNMPLVICLALGNSMGGHGTDGPLSNFLNYISTRRRRSIVTATGNEANTRHHFQGAIRREMEYEDVEISVEQDMAGFFIELWAGAPELYTISVISPTGERLPKVPLRSGVSQTFRFVFEGTTVSVDYRIETKETANQLIYLRFSDVRKGLWIVRVYPENLVSGNYNMWLPMQKLTDGNVIFLRSNPDTTLTAPGTAAQVITVGGYQVSNNSMYADSGRGYTVAGEIKPDFAAPAVSVYGPGLRQNYVTYTGTSAAAAVTAGAVAQIMQWALVQQNDPVMSNAAIKNMLIRGAKRSEDRGYPNREWGYGALDVYQAFEYLRL; this comes from the coding sequence ATGTCAGATTGCAGGGAGCAGGTATATTCAGAGGAGTATTATGATTTTTTGATTCCGTACGGGGTGGAGGCAGAGGTTCCGTCCACGCCCGGATGCGTGCAGCGCATCGCGGAGGATTACGACATTTTTTTCTACCCGCGAGAGGGACTGCCGCCGCTTTCTATCGGGAATTATACCTACACGGCGATACCAAAATGCTACGCGCTGCTCGATACGACGGCGCTCGATGCATCGGGAATCACCCGGCTGCAGAATCAGCCGGTGCTTGCACTGAAAGGCGAGGGGGTTCTGGTGGGCGTCATTGATACCGGCGTCGATTACACGAACCCGCTGTTCCGGTATTCGGACGGCAGCAGCAGAATCTTAAGGATCTGGGATCAGACGATACAGGATGGAACGCCGCCGGAGGGAATCCTGTACGGTGCAGAGTACCGCAAAGAGGAGATTGATGAAGCATTGCAAAAAAAGCAGCCGTATGATGTGGTGCCGTCCCGCGATGAAAACGGGCACGGGACGTTCGTGACGGGAGTCGTGTGCGGGGGAGAGGATATCCCGAACGGCTTTATCGGGGCGGTGCCAAACGCCGGGATTGCCGTTGTAAAGCTAAAAGAGGCAAAGCGCTATCTGCGGGAATTTTTCTTCGTGCCGGAGGGAGTGCCTGCCTATCAGGAGACGGACCTGATGATGGCGGTATCCTATTTAAATGACGTTGCAAATGTGTTAAATATGCCGCTTGTGATCTGTCTTGCACTCGGCAACAGCATGGGGGGACACGGGACGGACGGCCCGCTGTCCAATTTCCTGAACTATATCAGCACCAGGCGGAGACGCTCGATTGTGACAGCAACGGGAAACGAGGCGAACACCAGGCACCATTTTCAGGGGGCGATCCGCCGTGAGATGGAATATGAGGATGTGGAGATCAGCGTGGAGCAGGATATGGCGGGCTTTTTCATAGAGCTGTGGGCGGGCGCGCCGGAACTGTACACGATATCTGTGATCTCGCCGACGGGCGAACGGCTTCCGAAAGTGCCGCTGCGTTCCGGTGTCTCCCAGACCTTCCGGTTTGTCTTTGAGGGGACGACCGTGTCGGTGGATTACCGCATTGAGACGAAGGAGACGGCAAACCAGTTGATCTATCTGCGCTTTTCGGATGTGCGCAAGGGGCTTTGGATTGTGCGGGTTTATCCGGAAAATCTTGTGAGCGGCAACTATAACATGTGGCTCCCGATGCAGAAGCTTACGGACGGAAATGTGATTTTTCTAAGATCCAATCCGGACACGACGCTCACTGCGCCGGGGACAGCGGCACAGGTCATCACGGTCGGCGGGTACCAGGTTTCCAACAACAGCATGTATGCGGATTCCGGGCGCGGCTACACGGTGGCGGGTGAGATCAAGCCGGACTTTGCGGCACCTGCGGTGAGTGTATATGGACCGGGGCTGCGCCAAAATTATGTGACCTACACGGGAACCAGCGCCGCGGCGGCGGTGACGGCAGGGGCGGTCGCGCAGATCATGCAGTGGGCGCTGGTGCAGCAGAACGATCCAGTGATGTCCAACGCCGCGATCAAAAATATGCTCATCCGCGGTGCAAAGCGCTCGGAGGACAGGGGGTACCCGAACCGGGAGTGGGGGTACGGTGCGCTGGATGTCTATCAGGCGTTTGAGTATTTAAGGCTGTAG
- a CDS encoding serpin family protein, translated as MRRKGMERVTAGVLAAVMAVGMTGCANSGMSGTTTDLTGQYGTKEEGQTEGTGANGQTGQAEDTGTEDTAMEEKDLGAIREAFEYSYTQFSLNLLRESRKQVQNGEDAKNTMVCPLSVMMALEMARTGADGDTKQQMGAVLYPGMSAEDGSMVLGRICKSLPDAEGARFHMSDSVWVKTADDVFVPDENFLDTVKTAYDAEVFGAPFDETTCRDINRLVEQETDGMITEILDQIPELAVMYLVNAVAFDAEWETPYDESQIQDATFYAEDGSGQEVSMMYDTTYRYLTMEHAKGFCRAYKEGYDFVALLPEEGLSLSKWLEELDGETFHETIRQENDTMIETGLPQFTGETDLELKDTLTALGMPLAFDEEQADFSKMGYCPDGRNISISRVLHKTHIDVDGLGTKAGAATVVEMCKETAMVEQPERIILDRPFLYAIVEKDTGIPVFIGTVESF; from the coding sequence ATGAGGAGAAAAGGAATGGAACGGGTGACGGCAGGTGTGCTTGCGGCAGTGATGGCAGTGGGGATGACAGGCTGTGCGAACAGCGGAATGTCCGGTACAACCACTGATCTTACCGGACAATACGGGACCAAAGAGGAAGGTCAGACGGAAGGAACCGGAGCAAACGGACAGACAGGACAGGCAGAAGATACAGGAACGGAGGATACTGCAATGGAAGAAAAAGATCTCGGTGCTATCAGGGAAGCATTTGAGTATTCCTATACGCAGTTTTCCTTAAATCTGCTGCGGGAGAGCAGAAAGCAGGTGCAGAACGGCGAGGACGCGAAGAATACGATGGTGTGTCCTCTTTCCGTGATGATGGCGCTCGAGATGGCGCGGACCGGAGCGGACGGCGACACGAAGCAGCAGATGGGAGCGGTTTTGTACCCGGGAATGTCGGCGGAGGATGGCAGTATGGTGCTTGGCAGGATCTGCAAGAGCCTGCCGGATGCAGAGGGCGCCAGATTCCACATGTCTGATTCGGTGTGGGTGAAGACGGCGGACGATGTATTTGTGCCGGATGAGAATTTCCTTGACACCGTAAAAACGGCGTATGACGCAGAAGTCTTTGGCGCCCCGTTTGACGAGACGACCTGCCGGGACATCAACCGCCTGGTGGAGCAGGAGACAGACGGCATGATAACAGAGATTCTGGATCAGATTCCGGAGCTTGCGGTCATGTACCTGGTGAATGCGGTGGCGTTTGATGCGGAGTGGGAAACGCCCTATGATGAGAGCCAGATACAGGATGCCACATTTTATGCGGAGGACGGAAGCGGGCAGGAGGTTTCCATGATGTACGATACCACGTACCGCTATCTGACCATGGAACATGCAAAGGGCTTTTGCCGGGCTTACAAGGAGGGCTATGACTTTGTGGCGCTGCTTCCGGAGGAGGGACTGTCACTGAGCAAATGGCTGGAAGAACTGGACGGGGAAACGTTTCACGAGACAATCCGGCAGGAAAATGATACAATGATAGAGACGGGTCTGCCGCAATTTACAGGCGAGACCGATCTGGAACTAAAAGATACGCTCACGGCGCTTGGAATGCCGCTCGCGTTTGATGAGGAACAGGCGGATTTTTCCAAAATGGGGTACTGCCCGGACGGAAGAAATATCAGCATCAGCAGGGTGCTGCACAAGACCCACATCGATGTGGACGGGCTTGGAACGAAAGCCGGAGCGGCCACGGTTGTGGAGATGTGCAAGGAGACGGCAATGGTTGAACAGCCGGAGCGCATTATTTTAGACAGGCCGTTTTTATATGCGATCGTGGAGAAGGACACCGGTATTCCGGTGTTCATCGGAACGGTGGAGAGCTTTTAA